Genomic DNA from Parambassis ranga chromosome 10, fParRan2.1, whole genome shotgun sequence:
atggataaaaaaaactgcttccCTGAAGCATCTTTCAGTAATTGTTATTTTAATTGTCAGTGATGAACAACTGCACGACACActccattttgtttttcctaAAGGCTACAGCTTACTTTCAATAGCCTTCCTGCTTTTAATTTTAACAAATGAGCGCATTTGTTTGTGGTGTCACTCATTTAAATCTAATTTACGGGCACATGGATTTAAAGGATTGATCATTTGCTTAATCCATCCGAGTCTGCATGCTTTATGTACTGCATTTATCCCCAAGAGGAAGTGCTGCAGAGGAGACGAGGGAAGGATGTTGAAAGAGGATGCacagaggatatttattttcaaagcctcagacacacacacaccactagcAACTCTAAATACAAAGAATACTGTATTCAGGACATCAAATTCAGAGAGATTTACCTGATAAAAAGTTTTattacaaacatgttttttttgtttatagcAGCACTCTAATCTTTAATCTCCCTCACCCcctaactctctctctctcctgcttctctcctccctctctgttatTTTGCTCCTCTTTTCATCTCTGTCACTGTCCTCCAGCTGGCTAGGTGAGATAACTCCTCCACACCGAGAGACTCTCGGCTCATTGGCCAGGTGATGGAACACAGGGCACCAATCAAACGCTGCATCATTACTCGTGGAGATCATGAGCAGAGGTACTGTTCTTATCTGGTTTAAATGATCCTGTACTGTCCTAACTCATCCTGCACATCCAACAACtcccctgcaaaaaaaaaactcaattttTTTGTACATCTAATTCCTCTTTGAATGTGGGGTAATCAGCACTCTTACAATGGCTGACAAAGTAATAAGATTATTTTGTAAGGCTCTTGCATATCTGCATTAGCATCCCTTCATTCGGTTGGTTTAAAGCTGATAAAAGTGCTGGGAAGGATTTCATTTTTGTCTGAAATTACAGACAGTTTCTTGAACCATCTTCAATCAGTTTGAATGATGGAAATAACATAACCTGTTAGCATGCACAGCTGATAGGTCTTTTTGGTTAGATGCTCAAAATGAGGACGAGACCAAGACTTCTACATAAAATGTCCAGAATACCCCATTAGTGATTGTTTTAAGCTTTCACATGTCTTCACAATGGCAGCAGTAACAAGTGTAAACTGcagtaaacataaacatcagTGTCtccttgtgtttgttgtgttaacAGATGTGACAAAAATGTATATTTCTGGAGTGACTCTAATTTACCATGTTTTATTGAATTTAATTTTAGTCTTGATTTTATCTTTTAATACACTGTCTCTGAACCAATACTATAAACAGCAAATGTGAATAAGAAACAACAAACTGGTGTATGAATTCCTTTGTGGCCTGTGAGAGACCTGTGACCACAAATGATCTATCGATCTAATCTATCAAATTCACCAGTTCATTTTTAAATCAAGGAGAACACTGTTCTCAAATTTGATGAAATTTGATGAAAAGTCCTGAGGCACTACTTTCACACGAATGGGACAGATGGACAAAAAAGCTAATGCCTCCGATTACAGAGCACTGATGTGTTTTAAAATATACATGTTTATACATTCATGGTCTTTGTACTACATTAACAGATAGGGAGACATATTTTTCATAATCCATGCTGTTGATTTCATTATTTGTTCTGCAAAATCCTAACTTTGGCACCAATGATGACAAGCTTTAACCTCATGGATGACAGATCCACTCTTGACAAGAATGAGCTTTGCCAAAGTGAGAACACAAATTATTCATTCGAACTTAAAGGTGCTTTCTGTGACAGCCTTCAGGCCCTGTGCAAACCAGCTGTTGACTCTGGCATCATAATTATCGTACAGGCAAGTGACTGATGTAAACTTACTTTCTCCTCTTTCCTACCTGTTGCCATAAATGAACTGATATTTTTAGTGCTGCAggcctgaacaaaaacacaattcaACACAACCAGAGCCACTGATAACAACACAGAATGCAGACCTCTCCACTGTAAATGCTGCTCCACTGATGACTTATAGGATCTCCAGTTGTGTCTTTAGTGTCATGCTGAAGCCGCTGAGCTAACTCCACTGACCATTAAGAAACAAGCGTGGATCAAACTGTGTTTGAAAGAGTGTGAGGATTGTTTTAATCACATTAGTGACAGTAGGATTCAAGCTGTTGGTTAGCGCTGAGGGAGGAGTGCACCCTGGTGGACTCTTTAGGTGAGTGCAGCACATGTTACCCAAGCCTGTGCTGCCATCCTGTGTTCAGTCCACAAACGATAGATGAGTATTTTATTGCTTGATAACAAAGAATTTCTGAATGTAACAAATACTAACTACTCAAACATCTCCAGAAACCTGAAAGTGCTGCCATCTTCTGGCAGCAGTCATAAATAACTTCAATCTGAGCTGATTTCTCATTCATCTCAATTGTCAAGCAGCACGTAGACCAACTTGATCTCACCAAAGGTTTACTGGTCTGGCACCATCCACCCACAGTCTGTACACTGTCGGATTTTTCTGACAGGCCATTGGGCTGCTAACACTGACCTTTGTCAGTGTGCATCTCATCTCAAAGCATCAACTATGATAACATTTCAAACACAAAGGTTAATAGGAGAGCCCGGGCAAATTAGAGAAGGTCAGAGATCTGCTCCCTTCCACAATaatcacaaagacacaaacagccaaATGAAAACATGTGCCTGAAAGGCTGAAGCATCGTGTAATTTGAAGTGGAGTAAAATATAATGAGCTCCAAAGGGCAATCACATAGGTTAGTCAGGATATGATGTTAAGCAAGCTTGGTGtttatttaaagtgtaacaAGGGTTTAGGTTATAATTCATGCTGGTTAAACCTGtacatttcaaacacacaatGGTTCCAGTAAAATAAATCAGTTTAAGACTtcagccagcaggtggtgctgcagCCTCTTTACAGAGTAGACCAAGAGCAGTTGGTGATCTCATAATGATGTTGACGTAATCCAGGAAAAAGCAAAGGCATCCAGTAAAATGATCTCACACCTTAACATGGAGTCTACCACAGCAGTGTGGGGCTCAGGTTGCTGAACACATATCCTTCCAAGACTTTAAAGGTTGATGTCACGTTATAAGAGCACAGTATGTTTATGTGTCTAGTATTTAGCACATGGTCAGgatataaaatgtattaataacTGAGCAGATTAGACCATTTATAGTTATGGTTCCAACCTATGTCCCAAATTTGCTTAACAATGCCACTAAGGCACAGCATGTGTGGCTCaacttttaaatattaaatattttaaatgatgaatgaaatgtttaaaaaaaacggagggagggtggtggtggctgGGGTTTAGGAGGTAAATGTCAACTTCATTATCACATCATACAACTGAGTTCATTGTGACTCATCACCACCACAATATTCTGAGATGACGTTGTCTTTTCTAAGATAGATTTCCTCAGCGTCAGCTGCCACCAGACTGCAACTATACAACTGGGAAGATTAAAGAGCAGCAGGTTTCATGATGTCAGCAAAGGACCATGAACGCTACATGTTGAGGCTTTATTAGTGCCCGATGTCATCAAGAGCTGCTTGATCAGTCGCAAAACAGAGAATATGACAGTGACTAACAAACCGTAACCTCCACCATCAGCTAATCTGGTGATTGTTTTCCTCATTTAGAGTATCACGTTTACAATTTGCAAACATGAACATTGTGaaattgtgtgtattttcttgttttctacAATGGCATTCTACTAAGAACAGGCACAGCAGAATAGCTAATGCTATTCAAAATTAAACCTTGAAGTAGCTGCTTATATACGTAAATAGTATAAGAGTAAACGTAATGTTTCCTTCaattctttaaataaactgacacattttcagcatgtAGTAAAGGGCAATTGTGACACCATATAGTCCTTCTAAGAATGGGGACTACAAACTAGATAAGGCTATAATAGCAGAGATATGTGGCATCAGTTCATAACATGTACTTATCAAAgtttaaataaatgactgctTTAAAATAGTGCAACCTATGAACAGTTATTTCTGACACCCCTCTGGCATGTAATGGTCGTTACAAAGATAAAAAAGGAATATCATTTCTAAGAGGAAATTATGATGAGCTATATCCTCCTACCAGTATCTCATGCGTATACGTCATTTGAAGTATGTATTTctagtgtgtgtattttgagTGTGTATTTCTATAATACACACAATGTATTATCGGAATAATTAATCATAATCAATGTGACGACCTCCACAGAACAGCTGCTTCCTATCCGTGGGTGCTCCCCTCTAGAGTATTTCCCTCTAGAGAACATTAATATAGATGACAGAAAGGAAGGCTGACCAAGCTCTcagtcactctctctctctccaccatctctctctccctccccctcccttcctcttaTACCCACACCCTGGATGCAGGCAGGCGTGCACACACCGGCAGATTCACTCAGCTTCCGTATCGCTCtccttcctccatctctgttgtCTCTATCCTTCCTcacccacacactctctctccccgCCGGTGGATCTTAGCCCACTGCTGTGTGGAACACCGGTAAGAACAACTCATCTCTCCTTTAGTGTGTtcttcatttctgtgtgtgtctgtgtgcattttaCTGGGACTCAAACAAAGGATTTGGGGTGTGGCTGGATGGGCAGAAGCGTGCTGCTGATGGCAGCAGTGAAAGGATGTGAAAAGAACGATGCTGAGGATGGTGGTGGCAATAAAGagcaaatgtttaaaaataatagCTTTACTGATAAGTGATTGTGAGTGATGATTTTAACATCAATGCTTGTCAGGGGTGGATACCATTTCTAGCAAAGGGTAGTCGAGGAAAAAAGACTGCATTTTAAATTCTGGCCATGTGCCTGGCAGGTCTATTTCTATGTCAAAACTGATTCTGTTTGGCCCTATTCAAATTCACACTAGCGAGAATAATCTTACAGTAACTTGGTTTGCAAATGACTGGCTGCAGGCTTGTGGGCTTGTCAGATTTTCACAGCAGTCTCTGACAGAGCACCGGCTCAAACAGGCATGACTGGGCCAGACTGTGCAAGACAGATTAGTCAGACTTGAGGCTAGGTTAGAGATATGACTGCAGTGGAGTCTGTGGAGCAGTGCCTACATCCACAAGGCTGCAGGGgtggatgcagagagagagagagagagagacgatgcACAAGGAGAGAACAAAGACTCGAGCCTCAAAACGAAAAAAGTAGAGACAAAGGAAATGACAGACAGTGGGGGTAAAAATAGCCACATGTTAGCTACATGTAGGCATTTCAGGGAAACgaatacacagacagagcacGTGTGGGAGCACACCACCACTCACAGGCATCCATGAGGCTGCACATGTCTGTAGCCACTCCCTTAATGTATGCAGGATGGTAACAGATTATGTACATATCAGACAAAGCTATAAAGGCATTTGACAGCCCTCATGATCACTTATCAAACCActagtttgatttttttttttgtcaattcTGATATGCTGCATTATAAATATGACGCTCGAATAGGAAGGTCAAACCTGCTGGCTCAGATATCTTTATCTTTCCAGCCAAAATGTCTGACAAGCCTGACATGACTGAGATCGCCCGTTTTGACAAGACAAAGCTGAAGAAGACggagacaaaagagaaaaaccCTCTGCCCACCAAAGAGAGTGAGTGTCCCCTGAGTATGGTACTGAACAGAGTTGAATTCATAAAGCCTTGATCCCcatgcatcatttttttccccGTCAGCAGCTACTCATCTCTTTCAGTACTGCTGTCAAAAGAGCACATGCTCAGCAAGAAGAACAACCCAAACAAATTGCTGCAGCATCAGCGCATCATTGATATGCAGCAAATAAAAAGCATCTTCCTCTAAAGTATTCAccaaacacaagcttgccaactGTAtgttcttctcctcttttacaGCAATTGAGCAAGAGAGGAAAGGCGATGCCACACCCTGACTTGAGcacaagaagaaaagaagcTGAGATGCCACAGCAAAAAGCACTTTCTTTTCATTATCACAGTATTTCAATCTCTTACAATGTCTTCAGAAATGGGTGCTCTTGAGCTCCCTGGGGTGCTATAAGGGTACATGGCATCCTCACATGGGGCCTCCATTACCGCTCTGAAAATTTCAGCCTGGGTGCCTGTCTTGGACTGTTAGCTCATAGCTAACATGTCGCCAATTTTGCCAAACTGAGGGGTAGcactgggagagagagaaagagagagagggagaggcaggcaTCCAGGCTACGGGGAGGTGGGGAGTTGTCTATAGACATGGGAGCAATCAAAGTCTAGTCATGTGGGATGTTTTCTTAATaactttttacttttctttATGAAATAAATGTGAAGACATGGAACCAGTCAGTCTTGTATATTCTTGCCTCAAttatataaacatgaaaataagcTCATCACAAATCCAAACACGCAAAGTAACTACTGAGACACAGAAGGCCAACTTTGAAAGGTGCTACCCAAAGTATTCTGGACCAAGGAGTCAGTCTGATGGTGACCTCCTTCACTGATACAAGCAGAAAAAGCTGCTTTCCCACAGCATCAAATAAGTAAACAAGACATAAATGACATATTGTTTGCAatgctgcacagagcaggaaggcaAAAGCTCTGAAATAGGTGTTAAAGGAGTTTACAAAAATGTAGGCAGATGAACAAGTGAACATGTGTTATTGGGTACTGGATAGTAGTAccagggaaaaaacacacatcttcATGAAGTTCAGTTTATGCTGACTCAGAAATGTGGATACAAGGGAGGATGAAGATGTCAAACCTGTCaggaaaatatacaaaaatatattaaCCAATGTTAATAAAGACTAAAGAGAAGAATCATAAcgtattaaataaataattattcaaCAATTAGAAGACAATAAGATTCATCTCACATATGGTATTTATTAATAACAACCTATGAGGCTATTGAATTAAACATCAGTCACCTACTGTATAACAGTGATTTATAGCCCGTATTTCACGCCTGCCTGGTGTCGCAGACTGGCGTCACCAGTCCTGTCACCCCCTCCTTGGCCTGTCAAACCTGTCACCTCCTGATCCTTTATTGCTCTATTTCTCTCACCTTACactgcatccatccatcagtcCTCACTGGACGGCTTAATGTGTCCGATGTGTCTTTTAGAACAACGTCATTAAAGCGGATTTTCAGCTATAGAATAAAAATTTACCACCTAaatatgcaaaaataaataaatcaatcaatttaaaaaatatcaagGATGCATTGGTTGTTGCATTTCGTTATTAGAAATATTATATTAAGGCCTAACCGCTCATTGGACAGGTGACCTATGAAAACCCATGAAAATAATAAGTAAACAAATGTATCCAAAAAGCCACTAAACCCACGTGATTATTTTCTTGACAGTTTCGATGTTTATGACGGGCCCATCACGCACTCATCTAGGCTCACACCTAGTAAAACAGGCTGCTATTGTTTGCCGTTAGTAACCCATCAAAATCGTTAGGGGAGCCTCCAGTTTACGCACAAATTATGAGGAATCCCAGATTGATTATAATCGCCCTTGTATTATCCTCAACCGGGTGTCAAGGGGCTCTAGGTTTCAGTCATACCGCAAAAATGAATGTGGGTGATATCTAATTAGGAGGGATTATCCTCACCTTCACCTCTCCGCTATTGTGTAGAGGACCTCGCCCAGCCGTCCGCCTATTGTCCGGCGCGCTGAGTGAATTGTTGTCTTAAGGGATTTTGAGTGGCTTAAAGGGGATTTGACAAGTGtaagctatttaatttaaaaacggTAATGTTAATCACTAACGTGGTAACTTCTCTCACATCAAATTACAGGAAAAAGTATGAAATGACAGAAACTGGCATGATGACTGTTGATGACAATGATTATGCGGAGTTATCAAGAAAGATAATCAGCAAAGGACTAAAATGTCAAACCTAAACTTTTAACTAAATCAACCCTGACTGAGCATAtaaaacagcattttaaaagtTAATACATTAaagcttctgtgtgtttatgttcttgTAAATTCCAGACCGTTTTCACGCCAAGTTGTTTCCTAGGGAAACATATTATCCTATTATCATGACGATGCCAATTTCGCCGACGTGTGAGGCAGTATTTACATGACTATGTAGCGCCTCTCCCGAGGAGAGCTTTGTAGTCGCCGTGTCTGTCCCCCTGGGACACTGGTGCCATTTCCCAAAAGTTTTATCAACGCAGGGAGCCTCACGCAAACATACAGTGCTGCATTTCTGTAATGCAAGATAGAATATAAAATTATAAATGCTATACAATATAATTTGGGTTGGCCAAGATGGGAAGGGTCTGTGTATAGGCCTTCTGTGGAGCAACTACACAATGGCCTCAGGCCTGCATCTCTGTGCGCACTATTTGTCTTATTGGTTTAATATTCTCACCTATGAAATTATTGTATAATGTGCATATGGACTGACATATATACTGATTTAAATTATGCTTATGCTTTACTTCGTGGGAAAATTATACAAGGATTCAAGCCTGGGAACAACAGGTGAATGAATGAGGGGCTGTTTAACTGTCTGCGTCACTTCTTTGAAGTGCACTTATGCACCGACGGCTCCTATTTGTCTATTGGACGCGGCAATTAAAGTCCTTGTTGACGCTTTTTCACAGTGAAACGTTACCTTCGAGACAAATCTGTCAATCAAAGGGGCAAGACCATATAAATATCATCCGCGTGGAGAGGGACAACAGATCAGTTGCATTCTCGCATCTTGGCACTCACATCTGGATTACGACACAGACGTTGCTTGGAATAAAGCTGCTATGGGACCATTAAATCTCCTTACAGCCATGGTTCTGGCCATGTGCTGTCATTTTGAAGTGGCACTCGCTTGGTATGCACTTAATTTTGgagacatttattaaaaaatactaCAAAGTGGCATTTTTGCGTTTGGTCTGAGGACATTGGACTAACGTGAAtgtcttgttttctctctccacaGGACGGTGAATAATTTCCTCATGACTGGACCAAAGGTAAATAgatattttttgcttttatatAGGAATATGATGTGCGTAAAGCTTCCTCTGAGGCACCCGAATCAAATACAATACttgatttttaaaacaaaacaaaaaaatattggCTTTCCAAGTTAAATGCAACAACAAATAACGCTTTTCTTTCCCTCCCTAGGCATTTCTGACCTATGCCAGCAGTGTGCAGGTGGGCGCACAGAGAGGAATACAAGAGTGTAAGCACCAGTTCGCCTGGGAAAAGTGGAACTGTCCAGAGAGCACGCTTCAGTTATCCACACATAACGGCATTCGAAGTGGTAAGAAGAGAACTCTTAAATGGTGCACATTATTATATCACATTTATGGCAGACGGCAGCAGTGCTGGTGCGTCCACCTGTCAACTTTTGCTGCGCGCAAAGAGCCGTTTACGCACGGTGTTTCACCGCTGCCATGAGGTCAAATTAAACCAACCTTGATAGTAAAgtaaaacattgtgtttgttttatttgttactTATTGTAGCTACAAGGGAGACATCACTTGTTCATGCGATCAGCGCGGCCGGAGTGATGTACACGCTCACCAAGAACTGTAGTATGGGGGACTTTGACAACTGCGGCTGCGATGACTCCAGAATTGGGCAGACAGGTACACATTTACTCTTATGGTTATTCTATCTACTGTATGATTTAACTATCCGAAATCGGCTtcttaaatataataatatgacgTGTTTTAACTtgtcaggaggaagaggatggattTGGGGAGGCTGCAGTGATAATGTGGCTTTTGGCGAGAAGATCTCCAAACAGTTTGTGGACGCGCTGGAAGATGGGCATGATTCACGCGCAGCAGTCAACCTGCATAACAATGAGGCAGGCCGATTGGTAAGATGATATTCTATTACGGTTGGCATCGCGCACATTTTTCAAGCCAGTGTAAAAGATATGTTATAGAGCAATTACGCTTAAGGCTGTGCGTAACTGATGACTAAATTTTCAACATGTCTTTGGCAGGCAATCAAAGCTACTATGAGGAGAGCCTGCAAGTGTCACGGAGTATCGGGAAGTTGCAGCAtccaaacctgctggatgcagctggcTGACTTCAGAGAGGTGGGCAACTACCTTAAAATGAAACACGAACAAGCGAAGAAACTGGAGATGGACAAGAAGCCAGCCAGGGCTGGGAACAGCGCAGACAACAGAGGAGCCATTGCTCACACATTTCGAAGCATCGCCAGAACGGAGCTCATTTATTTGGAGGATTCTCCAAATTACTGTGTCAAGAATCTGAGTATGGGACTGCAGGGCACAGAGGGCCGGGAGTGCCTGAAGGGTGACAAGAACATGTCCCAGTGGGAGAGAAAGAGCTGCCGCAGGTTGTGCTATGATTGCGGCCTCAGAGTGGTGGAGAAACGCATTGAAGTTGTCAGCAGCTGCAACTGCAAGTTCCACTGGTGCTGCACAGTCAAATGTGAAAAGTGCACCCAAGTCGTCACTAAGTATTATTGTGCGCGCAAAGGAGGAAGGAAACCGCATAATAAAACCAAGCGCAGGCACCATGCGCGCAGACACTGACCGCCATTTATTGCATAAACTATGGACTCTGCATTTCC
This window encodes:
- the tmsb2 gene encoding thymosin beta encodes the protein MSDKPDMTEIARFDKTKLKKTETKEKNPLPTKETIEQERKGDATP
- the LOC114442714 gene encoding protein Wnt-8a-like, coding for MGPLNLLTAMVLAMCCHFEVALAWTVNNFLMTGPKAFLTYASSVQVGAQRGIQECKHQFAWEKWNCPESTLQLSTHNGIRSATRETSLVHAISAAGVMYTLTKNCSMGDFDNCGCDDSRIGQTGGRGWIWGGCSDNVAFGEKISKQFVDALEDGHDSRAAVNLHNNEAGRLAIKATMRRACKCHGVSGSCSIQTCWMQLADFREVGNYLKMKHEQAKKLEMDKKPARAGNSADNRGAIAHTFRSIARTELIYLEDSPNYCVKNLSMGLQGTEGRECLKGDKNMSQWERKSCRRLCYDCGLRVVEKRIEVVSSCNCKFHWCCTVKCEKCTQVVTKYYCARKGGRKPHNKTKRRHHARRH